A window of Proteus columbae contains these coding sequences:
- a CDS encoding sucrose-specific PTS transporter subunit IIBC: MNIEKVAHQLVPLLGGAENIASAAHCATRLRLVLVDDSKADKEAINKLEGVKGCFSNAGQIQVIFGTGLVNKVHAAFIAAAGIGESSKSEAANIAAKKLNPFQRIARLLSNIFVPIIPAIVASGLLMGLLGLMKTNQWVSPDNALYIMLDMCSSAAFIILPILIGFTAAKEFGGNPYLGATLGGILTHPALTNAWGVAAGFNTMNFFGLEVAMIGYQGTVFPVLLAVWFMSVLEKQLRKVVPNALDLIITPFLTVIISGFVALLVIGPVGRLLGDGISLILSTLITQAGWIAGLIFGGLYSVIVITGIHHSFHAVEAGLLGNPNIGVNFLLPIWAMANIAQGGACIAVWFKTNDAKIKAITIPSGFSAMLGITEAAIFGINLRYGKPFIAALIGGAAGGAWVVGSHVYMTAVGLTAIPGIAIVQAGSIINYVIGLVIAFLTAFVLSLLLKYKVESA, from the coding sequence TATCGCAAGTGCAGCACATTGCGCTACGCGCTTAAGACTTGTTCTTGTTGATGACTCAAAAGCAGATAAAGAGGCAATAAATAAATTAGAGGGTGTAAAAGGGTGTTTTAGTAACGCTGGGCAAATTCAGGTCATTTTCGGCACAGGGTTAGTTAATAAAGTACATGCTGCATTTATTGCTGCCGCAGGTATTGGTGAATCTAGTAAATCTGAGGCTGCAAATATTGCAGCTAAAAAGCTCAATCCATTTCAACGAATAGCTAGACTGCTTTCTAATATATTTGTCCCTATTATTCCTGCCATTGTAGCGTCAGGCTTATTAATGGGATTGCTGGGATTAATGAAAACTAACCAGTGGGTAAGTCCCGATAATGCACTCTATATCATGCTTGATATGTGTAGCTCCGCGGCTTTTATTATTTTGCCCATTCTTATTGGTTTTACTGCCGCAAAAGAATTTGGCGGAAATCCTTATCTTGGCGCGACATTAGGCGGAATTTTAACGCATCCAGCCTTAACTAACGCGTGGGGGGTTGCGGCTGGATTTAATACCATGAATTTTTTTGGGTTAGAAGTCGCCATGATTGGCTATCAAGGAACTGTTTTCCCAGTATTACTGGCTGTTTGGTTTATGAGTGTACTGGAAAAACAATTACGTAAAGTTGTTCCTAATGCACTTGATTTAATTATCACGCCATTTTTAACCGTTATTATTTCAGGCTTTGTTGCATTATTAGTGATTGGACCTGTCGGTCGTCTTTTAGGTGATGGTATTTCATTAATACTAAGTACGTTAATTACGCAGGCAGGTTGGATTGCAGGGCTTATTTTTGGTGGTCTTTATTCTGTTATTGTTATTACAGGAATACACCATAGTTTCCATGCAGTAGAAGCTGGATTATTAGGGAATCCGAATATTGGCGTAAATTTCTTATTACCTATTTGGGCGATGGCTAATATTGCACAAGGAGGAGCCTGTATTGCTGTTTGGTTTAAAACCAACGATGCGAAAATTAAAGCCATTACGATCCCATCGGGTTTCTCCGCGATGTTAGGTATTACAGAGGCGGCAATTTTCGGGATTAATTTGCGTTATGGCAAACCTTTTATTGCTGCACTAATTGGAGGTGCTGCTGGAGGCGCTTGGGTTGTTGGCTCTCACGTTTATATGACCGCGGTTGGTCTTACCGCTATTCCGGGTATTGCGATTGTACAAGCGGGTTCAATTATTAATTATGTTATTGGTTTAGTGATCGCATTCTTAACAGCTTTTGTTCTTTCTCTTTTACTGAAATATAAAGTGGAGTCTGCATAA